The Microbacterium luteum nucleotide sequence CGCGGTGAGCGTGGTCTTGCCGTGGTCGACGTGACCGATCGTTCCGATGTTCACGTGCGGCTTGGTCCGCTCGAACTTGGCCTTAGCCACTGGGTCCTCCTCAGGACGTCGTGTAGATCTTCCGGGCGCTGGATTGCGACCGGTCGTCTACGGGGATGGTTGTCAGTCTAATAGACGGGTCTGTATTCAGTTTGCGAGCTTCCGGGGCCGCCGTGACGGCCCCGGAAGCAGGGCTACTCGCCCTTGTTCTTCTGGATGATCTCCTCGGCCACGGCCTTGGGAACCTCGGCGTAGCTCTCGAACTCCATCGAGTACACGGCGCGGCCCGAGGTCTTCGAGCGCAGGTCGCCGATGTATCCGAACATCTCCGACAGCGGCACGCTCGCGCGCACCACCTTGACGCCGGCGGCGTCTTCCATCGACTGGATCTGTCCACGACGCGAGTTCAGGTCGCCGATGACGTCGCCCATGTACTCCTCCGGAGTACGCACCTCGACGGCCATGACCGGCTCGAGGATCACGGGGCCGGCCTTGCGGGCGGCCTCCTTGAAGCCCATCGAACCGGCGATCTTGAACGCCATCTCCGACGAGTCGACATCGTGGGATGCGCCGTCGAGGAGGGTCGCCTTCACACCGACCATCGGGTACCCGGCGAGGATACCGACGTTCATCGCGTCCTGGAAGCCCGCATCCACCGAGGGGATGTACTCGCGGGGGATGCGACCACCGGTGACCTTGTTCTCGAACTCGTAGATCTTGTCGCCCTCGACCTCCATGGGCGCGAGGCCGAACTGGATCTTGGCGAATTGACCCGAACCACCGGTCTGCTTCTTGTGGGTGTAGTCGTGCTTGTCGACGGTCTTCTTGAGCGTCTCGCGGTAGGCCACCTGGGGCTTTCCGACGTTCGCCTCGACCTTGAACTCGCGCTTCATGCGATCCACGAGGATGTCCAGGTGCAGCTCGCCCATGCCCTTGATGACGGTCTGACCGGTCTCGGCGTTGAGCTCGACGCGGAACGTCGGGTCCTCTTCGGCGAGCTTCTGGATGGCCAGCGAGAGCTTCTCCTGGTCGGCCTTCGTCTTCGGCTCGATGGCGACCTCGATGACGGGCTCCGGGAAGGTCATCGACTCGAGCACGACCTGGCTGTCGGAGTCCGAAAGGGTGTCACCGGTGGTGGTGTCCTTCAGACCGATCACGGCGTAGATGTGACCGGCGGTGACCGAGTCGACCGGGTTCTCCTTGTTGGCGTGCATCTGGAAGATCTTCCCGACGCGCTCCTTCTTGCTCTTGGTCGAGTTCACGACCGCCGAGCCGGAGTCCAGGTGTCCCGAGTAGACGCGGATGTAGGTCAGGCGACCGAAGAAGGGGTGCGAGACGACCTTGAACGCGAGGGCCGCGAAGGGCTCGTCGCGGTCGGCGTGACGCTCGATGATCTTCTCTTCGTCCTTGGGGTCGTGCGCCTCGATGGCGGGCACGTCCAGGGGCGAGGGGAGGTAGTCCACCGTCGCGTCGAGCATCGGCTGCACACCGCGGTTCTTGAACGCCGAGCCGCAGAGCACCGGGTACGCCTCGCCGGCGATGGTGAGCTTGCGGATCGCGCCCTTGATCTCCTCGGGGGTGAGCTCCTCGCCGCCGAAGTACTTCTCCAGCAGCGCGTCGTCGGACTCGGCGACGGCCTCGAGCAGCTTCTCGCGGTACTCCTCGACCTTGTCGACCATGTCTGCCGGGATCTCTTCGATCTCGTACTTGGCGCCCATGGTCACGTCGCCCTTGGCGTCGCCGGGCCACACCAGGGCGCGCTTGTAGATGAGGTCGACGACGCCGACGAAGTCGTTCTCGGCTCCGA carries:
- the fusA gene encoding elongation factor G, translated to MAQDVLTDLKKVRNIGIMAHIDAGKTTTTERILFYTGVNHKIGETHDGAATTDWMEQEQERGITITSAAVTCFWEGNQVNIIDTPGHVDFTVEVERSLRVLDGAVAVFDGKEGVEPQSETVWRQADKYNVPRICFVNKMDKLGADFYFTVDTIVSRLKAKPLVLQLPIGAENDFVGVVDLIYKRALVWPGDAKGDVTMGAKYEIEEIPADMVDKVEEYREKLLEAVAESDDALLEKYFGGEELTPEEIKGAIRKLTIAGEAYPVLCGSAFKNRGVQPMLDATVDYLPSPLDVPAIEAHDPKDEEKIIERHADRDEPFAALAFKVVSHPFFGRLTYIRVYSGHLDSGSAVVNSTKSKKERVGKIFQMHANKENPVDSVTAGHIYAVIGLKDTTTGDTLSDSDSQVVLESMTFPEPVIEVAIEPKTKADQEKLSLAIQKLAEEDPTFRVELNAETGQTVIKGMGELHLDILVDRMKREFKVEANVGKPQVAYRETLKKTVDKHDYTHKKQTGGSGQFAKIQFGLAPMEVEGDKIYEFENKVTGGRIPREYIPSVDAGFQDAMNVGILAGYPMVGVKATLLDGASHDVDSSEMAFKIAGSMGFKEAARKAGPVILEPVMAVEVRTPEEYMGDVIGDLNSRRGQIQSMEDAAGVKVVRASVPLSEMFGYIGDLRSKTSGRAVYSMEFESYAEVPKAVAEEIIQKNKGE